The following DNA comes from Castanea sativa cultivar Marrone di Chiusa Pesio chromosome 10, ASM4071231v1.
GATAAAcggcagaatttttttttttttttttttgttttgagaaacgATAAACGGTAGAAATTGATGATGCACTTCGATGGCAAACGAAAAGAAATGAATTAATTGGAAaggaaaaaatgataaaaggaaaCGACGTCGTCTCAACGATACGATATCCTCCTCCACTCTTTATATGtctctctcaagtctcagcCTTGTCAGAATCATTTTTAATCAAATCAAATGGAAATGGATGATCacaacaacaagaacaagaacaagaacaagaaggcACTTTTCAAAGAAGTGTTCGGCGATTCATCGGACAGTGAAGACAACGaacaacaaacacaacaacctcaattggaattggaattggaagAAGAAGGGCATCATCAAAACCCGAGTTGGGAACAAATCAAAGAGATCAAAGGTCTTTGGTTGTGCAGAGACTTCCTCTCTCCTCCACAACAATCTTCCCTCGTCTCCGCTATTCTAAACGGTGCGTGCGTTTCACTTTTGTTATGTACGACGTTTTTGCTCAACTGGGTCTCACCCACATTGACACACTGTGTGTGTTTTGTATTGTTAACGCTTGTGTTTGCACTTTGCACTTGCAGAAGGATGGTTCACTGAACCCTCACACAACCAGGTCCGTACCATATCCATATCTTAATGttaatgttaaaaataatgAGACCATCTAGCAGATCCTATGATAGTTCCTATGTTAATTTGCATTAGCTCCCaccatttaaattttcttaaatttcagGTTGTTATTTTCCTTAACCTTGAATTAGGCTACTGGAAATGCTGTGACAGGTTACAATGTTTCTTTTTAGTATGGTCTAAGGCTCTCGtgggattattattattattattttcattaaagTTTTAGGATTGCCCAGTTTGTAATTATCGTAcaatttgatatttcaattcttgtagtttttttttttttgataaatatatttcaaTTCTTGTAGTTGTAGTGTAGAATGTGTAAAGTATGTCAGGGACCTGACTGAGAAGTACAACTCCGCTTACACTTCATGTCATATGTTGTCTTGCCAAGTTGGTTGATTATTGTTCTTTCACTCTTGAATCAAATGCCTAAGATAGTTACCTGTAGGAGTTTGATCCATTGGACATTTTGGGTGCTAGGAATATTGCAAACTATACGCTGTTTACTCCTCAGGAATGGGTCTGAAAGGCCCTACCTTGGTGAGGTTTcacgtcattaaaaaaaaaaaaatcacaaactatATGTGGGTATTCTTTAAGGGTGATCAATTCCTTTTAAGGTTGATGGGGTAGTAGTCTACTCTTTCACTAATCGAGCGAGAGTACTCAACAAATTTAATCTAGAACGCTAGGAATTAGTTTGGTGGTTCTTGATGATCTGTTATAGTTAGAGGTGTTTGATGTATCTACTGTTTGCACCTTGTAATGGTTTCTAGCGTTTGATATTTGAAGGCAGATTGGCTCACTAGCAACAGAGCACACTACTTGGACTTTTTTGAAGAACATGTCATGTCGTGTCGTGATGTTTATGTTatggtttttcttaaatttcttcATGGTATAAATTTTGAGCTTGCCTGGAATTTTCATTATGGATTCATCTTTATTGTGTAGTCTTACCTTTCTTAAATGTTTCTtaatttactaaaattaaatgaaaaacattGAGATGGATGAAGAGGAGGCAGATCTGTCAATGCAAGGAGTCAAGCTAAAACCCTGCAAGGGAGGAGTTACCTTATGCTTGGTTTTATGTGTTTGGACAAAGTTCATTAATCTTGTTCCTCTCCTAGTCTCCTTTCTTGTAGTTCAAGATCTTATAATCTTTCTTCCATTCGAGGGATTTTTTTggtccttttgtttttcttccttttatgcGTTGTCTTTCTTGGAAATTTCTTGCATCACTTTACTTTCTCTTGGCATATTTGCTTACTTatcagagaaaaagaaaaggcaaaaggaaaagaaagaaataagatAGATAatgaagaatatatatataaagagataGATGATGAAGAATGTTGATTATGGTTTCTAGTTTGGATATTGTAGAATTTTGTTGCAAACTGGGGATCATAATTACAGTCATGAAGACAATTGCATGTCAAACTTGTGCCTTTAGGTTGCTTCAGATAAGCTTATGCATTCCTTTCTCCACAGGCTATGAGGTTTGGAGATCTTCCAGCTTGGTCAAGTGAAATTTCAAACTCTATCCGTGAGCTGGTGCTTTTATGTGATCCTGTGGACTTGGGAACTTATGATGAAGCTAAAGAAGCCTGTCCATTCCCATCAGATTTATTGCGGAGAGAGCCACTCTTTGACCAACTCATTGTAAATGTATACCAACCAGGTGAGGTGCGATGTGACTTCTTCTATGTAGGCCATGCTGTACAGAGTTAGTATTCATGAAGTTGTTGAACTTAGCGAGTTGGTACCTTCAGCTTatctgtttattttttttactgtgTTCAATTTCACCCTTTGTGCCATGGGATTTTCTAGAATTTGCTTTGATGATTGTATTTGTTATTGGTATTTCtgttctgttttgtttttgtttttaaggggAGTATAACCAGAATCACACGACGTTGATTTAATGAAGATTTCTGAtctcaaatatatattaatatatgaaTAAAAGTCAGCATTGTTTCAGTAGAACCTTCAAAATGCTTGTTATTAATTCACATATAAAATAATACTTTAGTTCTCTCTCCCCCACTTTTGCTTAGTTTGGAATTTGAATCCCAGCAAGGGTGTAGAAAAaggtttttttcaaaattaaaattaaaatgcagCCTTAGCATTTGTCATGTTGGTAGTCTGGTGTattcagcgttttttttttttttttttttaaattatttttttattattatttttttggtattaggtaataaataatttaatgaaaccaaaaaagaaacatgcaaagaTCACCAATGGAGAATGCTGGTTGTATAcatttggtttattcaattttgatgcagcaaagagaaagaaaatgctGCAATCAAGTTTGGTTGCAGCATACATTTAAAATTCCATGGAATTTTGTAGGTTCCCAACTAAGACATCAATAATATATCTCCATTTCTTATGAATCCCTGCAGATAAGTTTCATCTTAATGCAATTTAGAATTTTGCAGTGTATTACTTGTCTGATCATAATAACACAAGGTTGGAAtggttatgaaaatgttgttaaCGATCTCTAATTCAAATGACACATCCTCCTATCGTAAGAGTAAGGCGAAGGGTGAGATAATGGGTGAGATATCCCTTGTGAGTgtgtaattactaattaaagAAAATGTCTCTGCATCTTTGGGTAGTATAAATTTCTTTCagtttatattttcttttggtctTTGTTCATTTTGTAGTTCAAAAGAATGTTTCTTGTTAGTTACTATCTGTTACTAGTGTATGGGACAATACAATCAGTTGGGAACCACAGCtcataaacacacacacacacacacactcactgcaaaatacaaatataaaattgagaTGACAACTTCAGCATGTATGTGCAGGGGATCAGTGCACATATTGATCTTATGCGCTTTGAAGATGGAATTGCCATTGTCTCCTTAGAGTCATCATGTGTGATGCATTTCACCCAAGTTGACCGAACAGATTGTGACATCAAAATGGATCCACCCATGACAAAGATCCCTGTTTATCTGACACCAGGATCTCTAGTTCTCATGTCTGAAGAAGCACGTTACTGTTGGAAACATGAAATAAATCGCAAGCCAGGGTTTCAAATATGGGAAGGTCAGGAGCTAAATCAGAAGAGGAGAATCTCAGTAACACTGAGGAAGCTCTGCAAGGTTGAGTAGCATGTTAATCATCACATTAGAGCTGCAAAATACATCTGCTCTATTGTTTTTGAGCAGTTCTCATCGTTCTTGATTATTTGTTCTTGTACTTTAAATGCGGGTTGACTTGAGAATAATATACAATTGAGAATGTTGAAGAGTGTAGTTACAACTGAGATcctaaatttgaaattctattcCAAATGTTGTACGTTTATTTTTGCAGTATTTTTTTACAGAACTTCCAGAGCTTCACAATTTTTTCACCGTGATCATTGCAAAACTAAACATGCGAAGATGGCCTTCGGTGGACTAGGAAGTTTGGTGATTCTGAGCATAACGTATTGCGTTTTATCCCATGTCGCTTGTTATGTAGATTATTAGACACAGGAGTATCTTGAGCTTCGGTTTTCTTGATGGTTGGCTTAGCTAGAGATTCTTTTACCTTCATTAAACAATGATAGATTCATAGTAATGTTGCAGCTCCTCACAGTTAAGAGTGCTTGCCACCACCCCACCACCTTTGTCGTTGCATTGTGGTTCTCCCATTTGCAGCGCCCTTGCATgaatatagacacacacacgcacacctTCCTATGTCTCAGTCATGTCAACAATGGCTGCTGTTACCATTGGAAGcacatctctctctttcatgCCTAATCTGTGTTTTGCAGcttgttttgatgattttgttgGCAGGAGCCATCCTTTGATGTGTGCTGATGAGTTTGAAGGGGAAAGACTACCATAAATTGTTGAGGAGTGGATGCGAAATATTTTGAAGTGTGAAGAGGGTAATAGGTTCCATGCAGGTAAGTTTCAGTGCCACACTAATCTGTATGTGTTGGATGAGTCTACAGCCCCCATAAGAATGACTTATTGCGGACGGGTGATTCCTAAGAAGACTTGTGGAACTTGAGAATGAATAATGAATGAGTTAGACTAGTCCCCcttacttgttttatttttggggctttaatctttgtttgtttaggatttccctttttcttttgttttggtggAAGCATGGTAGGTTAATGGCTCATTAACAACATAattggttcaaaatttttatgcaATAATGGGAACTTTCTACCCTCATATCATGATATTTGAGTACACAGCTATTTACACTTTACACTGTTATCATAATTTCTGTACAgacaaaaaaaatgaccaaagagGAGAGGAAAAACTGATTGAATGCAATTTCATTATAAAATGGGTATCAAGTTGCAGTTACAATGCCTTCCCaattcaaaatataatataatacatccCCATTTCCCTTGCTATCGTAATTGATGTAAACAAATGCAAAATAGCCATTACGAGGTCGGGTTTGCAGAAGAATTTCATCCATGTTATTCTGTTAGATCTGAATCGGAAATTTCATTTGAGAGATATATACCTGAAAGTCAAGGAGTTTCCCATGTCTCCCAATTCCAATTCTGGTTCTCTCTATGTCAGAAAATTAGTCCTGTGACTCTAAAAAATCTCTATACATGCAGAAAGGAACCAAACCTTTTCATCGTTTGTGGTAAGAACtaacttttttgtttcttctctcCTGATGAATGAAAATCATAATACATGCTTTGTATgtgtgaagaaaatattttcttttgccTTCTTCCTATCACATTTTAGGCATAACAGTTTTTAAGAGTGGAAATAGGACGATAAAGATGAGCACTGCACCACCAACAATGGCTATGACTGTCCACTTCCGAGAGCTCTTCTGTTGCACCCTGGCCTCCTGAAGCTGCTCAGTGCCTCGTCTCACAAATGAATTAGCATGCGCTACATGACTCTCTATGTCATTGAGTTGATGACCCTGTGCCTCTACCAGAGCAGCCATGTCCAAAAATACCTGATGAAGCTCAATCAAGTTCTTCTCTATCTCCTTCACAGCATCATGTCTTTCTTGAATTTCTGATATGGTATCCAATATTTGACCTCTCCCTTGTTCCTGAATTGCCTTCTGCAGAAAACTTTCACTTTCTCCACTTGATATTAAGTTCTCAATAGTTTCTTCATTTGCCTTCTCTCCTGTGATTGTGAAATACCTTCTTTCCACTGTTTCTTTATACTCAGCTGTCATTCTGTTTCTTAATCCTTGAAAATCATCCATCATGTCCTTGAGTTTCTTTCCCAAGCCACTAACCACTGAGGTCCTTGTTCTATCTGCAGAAGAACCTGGACCACAACCAGGAACGTTCCTGTTAGCTGCATTGGAACGTTCTAAGCCTTCAAGCTTTCCCTTTACAACTTTAACACGTTTGAGGACTTGACCAACATTTGCGTCCATCCGGGCTCGAAGCTCCTTCATTGTTTTAGCATTGTGGACAGTTTTGCATTCTTCATTGGCTTCTTGCAATTGCTTATACAGCTTCTCAACTTGCCTCATGTCTTCCTTGACATTCTCAACATCTCCAAAGAACCTATCAAGGTTGACACTCTCTTTGCCAGCTTCCATGTCATCCAGAAAAACCTGCTGCTTCAGGTCTGTGTATTTCTTGAATGAGCTTGAGAACAAGTCGTTCATCTtggctgagtttttttttttttgggctctTCTTAACAAATTGTATAGTTTTGCAAAATGGGGTTCTATCAAAAAGTTCAGCAATGaatgcaaatgcatgaataGTGTAACATGGTGGTTTTTGGTTCCTTGCTGCATAGAAGTTTATGATGGTGGTTTTTCATCCTTACAATATGTGCTGCCAaatgaggaggaagagagagaaggtgaCGAATGCAAAAAACTGTCACAAAGAATGAACGTGAGGCGAAGTTTCCTTAGTTTTGGTGGCGTTGGAGGTATTAGAGGCTTGAGTTGATTTGAGATTAGGACCAGCCATTAAAAGCTGGTTTTACCAAAAGTTGCTCACTAATCAACAAGTGGCATTTTGTACTTCAATGGTACTACTTTGCTTGACCAGGTCTTCCTTCATTGTGTCCATGTCACATTTGCTGGATGGTTGGGctttatcttcctcttctttagGTTGTATTCCACTGAATGAATTTCCTAATTCCTAGACACTTTGTATTTACTCTCGATCAAAAGAAGTAAATCTTGGTATTATTTACGCACAAAATATATTGAAAGCAGTAACCCTTATCCCACTTAa
Coding sequences within:
- the LOC142611708 gene encoding syntaxin-124-like; this translates as MQQGTKNHHVTLFMHLHSLLNFLIEPHFAKLYNLLRRAQKKKNSAKMNDLFSSSFKKYTDLKQQVFLDDMEAGKESVNLDRFFGDVENVKEDMRQVEKLYKQLQEANEECKTVHNAKTMKELRARMDANVGQVLKRVKVVKGKLEGLERSNAANRNVPGCGPGSSADRTRTSVVSGLGKKLKDMMDDFQGLRNRMTAEYKETVERRYFTITGEKANEETIENLISSGESESFLQKAIQEQGRGQILDTISEIQERHDAVKEIEKNLIELHQVFLDMAALVEAQGHQLNDIESHVAHANSFVRRGTEQLQEARVQQKSSRKWTVIAIVGGAVLIFIVLFPLLKTVMPKM
- the LOC142611709 gene encoding uncharacterized protein LOC142611709 isoform X2 — its product is MEMDDHNNKNKNKNKKALFKEVFGDSSDSEDNEQQTQQPQLELELEEEGHHQNPSWEQIKEIKGLWLCRDFLSPPQQSSLVSAILNEGWFTEPSHNQAMRFGDLPAWSSEISNSIRELVLLCDPVDLGTYDEAKEACPFPSDLLRREPLFDQLIVNVYQPGDQCTY
- the LOC142611709 gene encoding alkylated DNA repair protein ALKBH8 homolog isoform X1, with product MEMDDHNNKNKNKNKKALFKEVFGDSSDSEDNEQQTQQPQLELELEEEGHHQNPSWEQIKEIKGLWLCRDFLSPPQQSSLVSAILNEGWFTEPSHNQAMRFGDLPAWSSEISNSIRELVLLCDPVDLGTYDEAKEACPFPSDLLRREPLFDQLIVNVYQPGEGISAHIDLMRFEDGIAIVSLESSCVMHFTQVDRTDCDIKMDPPMTKIPVYLTPGSLVLMSEEARYCWKHEINRKPGFQIWEGQELNQKRRISVTLRKLCKVE